The DNA segment TCTGTTGCACTCAGCCATTTCGCCACAGCTCCGAGAGATTCCTCCGAGAAAGGCACGATGCGACACAACAGACCCTTCACAAGGTGTTCGCTATACGTGTTGTAGCTGATCGTGGACGCTTCGCAGCGTGCTGAAGTCCTCGACCTTCAGGTCGTACACCTTGTCGCCGAAGTGCGGCATAAGCGCCGAGGCGAACCGCATTGTGTCCATCGATTCCAGGCCATATTTGTTGTCCGGGCCGAAGACTACGGAGTGATCGTCCGGAACCTCGCCACCGAACCTCTCCCCGAAAAGCTCCAAGAACGCTTTGTGTAGTTCATCCATGAGTCACTCCTCGGCTTTAACATCATTCGGCAGTTGAAAACACAGCGAGCCCCACAGAAATCCTGCTCCGATGGCTCCGAGTACGATCACGTCGCCCGCTTTGGCCCGCCCGTCGGCCGCGAGGCGCCACAGCGCAGTCATCGGTGATGCCGCACCGGTGTTGCCGAGGACGTCAGCCGTGATGGGCACCTTCTCGTAGTCCACGCCCATGGTGCGGACGATGTACTGCAAGAGCCGGACGTTGGCTTGGTGGAAGGCGAAGCCGTTGACCTCGGATGCCTCGACGCCGGCAGCTGCCAGCGCCTCGCTGACGGACTTAGGCAGGCGGGTGGTGGCTTCCTGCCACACCACACGGCCGTCCATTTGGAGGTAGGGGCTGGGGCCTTCATGGCCCGGCGTATCGCGCGCGTGGTTCAGCTGGGACGGCCCCGCCAGGGCGACGGCAGGCGAATAAGCGTTGCCCAGGTCGTAGCTGAGAAGGCCGCCCGAGCCTTCCGTCCTGGTCAGCACCGTGGCTCCCGCCGCATCACCGAAGAAGATCCGGACTGTGCGGTCGCGCGGATCGGATACCCGAGAGGCGCCCTCGGCACACACCACCAAGGCGTTCTGCAAGCCTGGCTCCTGCAGCAGGCAGGAGGCGGTGTGGATGGCGTAGACGGCCGAAGCGCAGGCGTGCTGGGTCATGTCCACGATGCGTGGCGTCTCGATGCCGAGCCGCTCCGCGACAATGACCCCCAGGGACGGCATGATCCATTCGGGCGTACTGCTCGCGACGACGAGCACGTCAATGTCGCGCGCTTCGATTCCCGCGTGGTGAACAGCCTTCTCCCCGGCCTGAATGGCCAGTTCGGTGATGGTCTCGTCGGCACCGAGGAAGCGACGCTCCAGAATTCCGGTCTTCTCTTCGATCCACTCCGGGGTGGTGTCCAGCGTCTCGCACAGCTCAGCGTTCGAAACCACCCGGTCAGGCAGAGCCAGACCCACGCTTCGCAGACTGACTGGGGCGAGTCCCCACTTGGGCACAGTGGTCCCTTCTCACGTGTGTTGACCAAACGGAACGGGTCGGGAAACCGGCGGGCCGGCTGCCTGAGAGAAATTTTCTGCGGGCAGCCGGCCCGCACTACCGTGTCAGCAACCGTCGCTGTTGCTGCTGACAGGGAGCTCGACGCCGTCGGCGATGATCTCGGTGCCCTGAAGGTCGATCACATTGGTGAGGTCCATGGTTGTTCCTCCTCTCGGGGTGTTGATCCGTTAGGAACATCGCCGTTGCCGACGATGGTTTCTGGCGGTGACGCGAGAATCGGTGTTCACGTACGCCACGACGTACCGTCGTGCGCAGCGGTCAGATCCTCCAGCGTCTTTTCCCGCAGAGCGGCGAGCAGCTCTTGACGGTCACCCGGCTCACGCCGGTCCCCGGCGAGAAACGCCGCAAGGTTCGCACAGCAGATTACCGCTGGCCAGTATCCTCCAT comes from the Streptomyces angustmyceticus genome and includes:
- a CDS encoding 3-oxoacyl-ACP synthase III family protein; this translates as MGLALPDRVVSNAELCETLDTTPEWIEEKTGILERRFLGADETITELAIQAGEKAVHHAGIEARDIDVLVVASSTPEWIMPSLGVIVAERLGIETPRIVDMTQHACASAVYAIHTASCLLQEPGLQNALVVCAEGASRVSDPRDRTVRIFFGDAAGATVLTRTEGSGGLLSYDLGNAYSPAVALAGPSQLNHARDTPGHEGPSPYLQMDGRVVWQEATTRLPKSVSEALAAAGVEASEVNGFAFHQANVRLLQYIVRTMGVDYEKVPITADVLGNTGAASPMTALWRLAADGRAKAGDVIVLGAIGAGFLWGSLCFQLPNDVKAEE